A genomic segment from Saprospiraceae bacterium encodes:
- a CDS encoding glycosyl hydrolase, whose protein sequence is MRRENLSLMPYLWLLFICTFSSYTLNSQPIKPGLLEGLSYRNIGPHRGGRVTAVTGVAGDLFTFYMGATGGGVWKTTDGGLSWGNISDKHFKAGSIGAITVAPSDHNVIYVGTGSTDPRGNVSPGIGMYKSTDSGQSWVHIGLDKAGQIGEIVVHPSNPDWVYVAVLGNVFGPSSERGIFHSKDGGEHWEKSLFVSDRTGAIDLDMDPSNPRVLYAGMWTAQRKPWTFIDGSEEGGVWKTTDGGQYWTRIKGGLPEGLVGRVGITISPANPKRIWVQQEAKDETKGGIYRSDDGGESWKRINRSHELRQRAWYYSRIFADPKDENTIYALNASFFKSIDGGKSFDRISVPHGDTHALWINPDNTRVFIQGNDGGACVTFNGGETWTTQNNQPTSEFYRLTVDNQFPYRVYGAQQDNTTISVSSRPQGGLTPYQDWYEVGGGESGHIAVDPNNPNLIYAGTYIGVITRKELDKGHQKDIVAYPQMHDGTAPRDIRYRFQWNAPIRISPHDPNIVYHCSQFVHRTKDGGQTWEIISPDLTTNKDEYHHIPGEPIQHDHTGVELYTTIFAFEESPHQAGELWAGSDDGRLHISRDAGKNWLEITPKGFPVEATINSIDLSTHAPGRALIAAYKYRENDFHPYIYLTNDYGKSWKLLTNGIPDHHFVRVVREDPVQKGLWFAGTEFGMYLSFDEGKNWQPFQRNLPVTPITDLAVKDNDLVIATQGRAFWIMDDISPLRSINEKLLAKTTHLFPISTPYRTQIRGSRGIGSPAPAPRGAIIYFYLHENYDSTQVATLSIKDSKDHIRRIYSSKPGKKESRLTLKKGLNRLIWDLSYESPEVQNGARFSLADISGVNAPPGQHTVELKLGTLTESQTFTLEKDPRWTQSDEDLVAQYELSMQAMNLLNNCHTTIGKIRSLRSQLKGIEQREMEGPLKEKFLEESKIIQQELSSLENQLIQTASESSQDPINYPPMLDDQMAYLYSVVNNQDDRPNQGAYERFEDLKTAFQPHQKKMDELVEEVKSLNKMLMENGVGVINMEAK, encoded by the coding sequence ATGCGAAGAGAAAACCTTTCCCTCATGCCCTACTTGTGGCTCCTTTTTATTTGCACTTTTTCCTCTTACACCCTTAATAGTCAACCCATTAAACCCGGATTACTGGAAGGCCTTAGCTATCGAAACATAGGGCCTCACCGGGGTGGCCGGGTTACGGCTGTAACCGGGGTAGCAGGAGATCTTTTCACGTTTTATATGGGTGCTACAGGTGGTGGGGTATGGAAGACGACTGATGGCGGCTTAAGTTGGGGTAATATTTCCGATAAACACTTTAAGGCCGGCTCAATTGGTGCCATTACAGTGGCTCCTTCTGATCATAATGTCATATATGTAGGGACGGGCTCAACTGACCCTCGGGGCAATGTGTCGCCCGGTATAGGCATGTATAAATCAACGGACAGCGGCCAAAGTTGGGTGCACATTGGCTTGGATAAAGCGGGCCAGATTGGAGAGATTGTAGTTCACCCTTCTAATCCCGATTGGGTTTATGTAGCTGTTTTGGGAAATGTATTTGGCCCAAGTTCCGAGCGCGGCATTTTCCATTCAAAAGATGGGGGTGAGCATTGGGAAAAAAGCCTCTTTGTTAGTGACCGAACTGGCGCCATCGACCTGGACATGGACCCCAGCAATCCGCGTGTTCTTTATGCGGGTATGTGGACTGCTCAGCGCAAACCCTGGACCTTCATTGATGGTAGCGAAGAAGGGGGTGTTTGGAAAACAACCGATGGCGGACAATATTGGACTAGAATAAAAGGGGGCTTGCCAGAAGGCCTTGTTGGACGAGTTGGCATCACTATTTCTCCGGCCAATCCCAAGCGTATCTGGGTGCAACAAGAGGCAAAAGACGAAACGAAGGGCGGTATTTATCGCTCTGATGATGGCGGGGAAAGCTGGAAGCGAATCAATCGTTCGCATGAACTACGACAAAGAGCTTGGTACTACTCTCGAATATTTGCCGATCCCAAAGATGAAAACACCATTTATGCCTTGAATGCCAGCTTTTTTAAATCTATTGATGGCGGAAAATCCTTTGATCGAATTAGTGTCCCCCACGGTGATACCCACGCCCTTTGGATTAACCCTGATAACACCCGCGTGTTTATCCAAGGCAACGATGGCGGCGCCTGCGTTACCTTCAATGGTGGAGAAACCTGGACTACTCAAAACAATCAGCCTACCTCCGAATTTTATCGCCTGACTGTCGACAATCAATTCCCCTATCGGGTTTATGGTGCCCAGCAAGATAATACGACGATTTCGGTTTCTAGCCGTCCACAGGGAGGCCTAACACCTTATCAGGACTGGTATGAGGTTGGTGGTGGTGAAAGTGGCCATATTGCCGTCGATCCCAACAACCCTAATCTTATTTATGCCGGCACTTATATTGGGGTGATTACCCGAAAAGAATTGGACAAAGGCCATCAAAAAGATATTGTTGCCTATCCGCAAATGCACGACGGCACTGCGCCCAGGGATATTCGTTATCGTTTCCAGTGGAATGCGCCCATCCGCATTTCACCCCATGATCCTAATATTGTTTATCATTGTTCTCAATTTGTCCATCGGACAAAAGATGGAGGACAAACCTGGGAAATTATCAGCCCTGATCTAACCACCAACAAAGATGAATACCACCATATTCCCGGTGAGCCGATTCAGCATGACCATACCGGCGTTGAGCTGTATACGACCATCTTTGCCTTCGAGGAATCTCCGCATCAAGCAGGTGAACTATGGGCGGGGAGCGACGATGGCCGATTGCATATCAGTCGCGATGCGGGTAAAAACTGGCTGGAGATTACCCCTAAAGGCTTCCCAGTAGAAGCCACCATTAACAGCATTGATTTATCGACGCACGCACCGGGTCGCGCCTTGATAGCCGCCTATAAATACCGGGAAAATGATTTCCACCCCTATATTTACCTGACAAATGACTACGGAAAAAGTTGGAAGTTGCTCACCAATGGCATCCCAGACCATCATTTTGTTCGGGTGGTTAGAGAAGATCCTGTTCAGAAAGGATTATGGTTCGCTGGAACCGAATTTGGCATGTACCTTTCTTTTGATGAAGGTAAAAACTGGCAACCTTTTCAGCGCAACCTGCCCGTTACGCCCATTACTGATCTGGCCGTCAAGGACAATGATTTGGTCATAGCTACCCAAGGCAGGGCCTTTTGGATCATGGATGACATCTCTCCATTGCGGTCCATAAATGAAAAACTATTGGCTAAAACAACCCATTTATTTCCTATATCCACGCCCTACCGCACCCAAATACGTGGTAGCCGAGGTATAGGTAGCCCTGCCCCTGCCCCCCGTGGTGCAATCATCTACTTTTATCTCCATGAAAATTATGACAGCACCCAAGTTGCAACGCTAAGCATCAAAGATAGCAAAGACCATATCCGCCGCATCTATTCTTCCAAGCCTGGCAAAAAAGAAAGTCGCCTAACCTTGAAAAAAGGTTTAAACCGCCTTATTTGGGATTTGAGTTATGAAAGCCCCGAGGTGCAAAACGGCGCTCGGTTCTCCTTGGCCGATATCAGTGGTGTCAATGCCCCTCCTGGCCAGCATACGGTGGAATTGAAATTAGGAACCCTGACCGAGAGTCAAACCTTTACCCTGGAAAAGGACCCACGCTGGACCCAAAGTGATGAAGACCTCGTGGCTCAATATGAATTGAGCATGCAAGCCATGAATCTGCTCAACAACTGTCATACAACGATCGGTAAAATACGTTCCTTGCGCAGTCAATTAAAAGGAATTGAACAACGGGAAATGGAGGGGCCGCTAAAAGAAAAATTTCTGGAAGAAAGTAAAATTATCCAGCAGGAGCTTAGCTCACTAGAAAATCAATTGATCCAAACTGCCAGCGAAAGTAGCCAGGATCCGATCAATTACCCGCCCATGCTGGACGACCAAATGGCCTATCTCTATTCCGTGGTGAATAACCAGGATGACCGCCCCAACCAAGGGGCCTACGAACGATTCGAAGACCTTAAAACGGCCTTCCAACCGCATCAGAAAAAAATGGATGAATTGGTCGAAGAAGTAAAATCTTTGAATAAAATGCTAATGGAAAATGGCGTTGGGGTGATTAATATGGAGGCGAAGTGA
- a CDS encoding zinc dependent phospholipase C family protein has translation MRSKSLFAVAALFFILLTSLVSPRWGFFGHRRINRMAVFTLPPDLIGLYKKNLEYVTEHAVDPDKRRYATRHEAVRHYIDIDHWDTYPFSKVPRDWTEALMKYTSIHVVNELGDTLVLTPDPLPKKGESENYFSLRRPDGQLAWSISKGHYERFFRNNILNQYYEDDWLVPCDSFRVLLGQYGQGLDCQAVFAKDHFSEYGILPFHLPVMQNRLTTAFRQKNINQILRLSAEIGHYIGDAHVPLHTTENYNGQLTDQLGIHAFWESRLPELYADKTYDFFVGKATYIEDPKSYFWKIVLDSHVLLDSVLQIEKELSQTFPPDQQFCFEERLDATVRTQCPAYCAAYHDRMAGMVEKRMQDAILAIGSAWFTAWVDAGQPAFNLLRASKPSRGELAEMEALEREYNAGAVKGRKHE, from the coding sequence ATGCGATCCAAATCCTTATTTGCCGTAGCTGCGCTGTTTTTCATCCTCCTCACCAGCCTGGTCTCTCCCAGATGGGGCTTTTTTGGCCACCGCCGGATCAATCGCATGGCGGTGTTTACGCTTCCTCCGGATTTAATCGGGCTGTATAAAAAAAACCTGGAATATGTTACCGAACATGCGGTAGACCCTGATAAACGGCGCTATGCGACTCGGCACGAAGCGGTCAGGCATTATATTGATATTGATCATTGGGATACCTACCCCTTTAGTAAAGTGCCCCGGGACTGGACCGAGGCCCTGATGAAATACACGAGTATTCATGTGGTGAATGAGCTGGGCGATACCTTGGTTTTAACACCAGACCCCTTGCCTAAAAAAGGGGAAAGCGAAAACTATTTTAGCCTCCGGCGCCCGGATGGGCAACTGGCCTGGTCTATTTCAAAGGGACATTATGAGCGATTTTTCCGGAATAATATCCTCAACCAATATTATGAAGATGATTGGCTCGTTCCTTGTGATAGCTTCCGGGTATTGTTGGGGCAATATGGCCAGGGACTGGATTGCCAGGCGGTATTTGCTAAGGACCATTTTTCAGAATATGGCATCCTTCCTTTTCACCTTCCCGTCATGCAAAATCGCCTAACGACGGCCTTTCGCCAAAAGAATATCAATCAAATTTTGCGCCTTTCGGCTGAAATAGGGCATTATATTGGCGATGCCCATGTTCCCCTGCATACCACCGAAAACTACAATGGACAGCTAACGGATCAGTTGGGTATTCACGCTTTTTGGGAAAGCCGCTTGCCAGAGCTTTATGCAGATAAAACCTATGATTTTTTTGTCGGTAAAGCAACTTATATTGAAGATCCCAAATCCTACTTTTGGAAGATCGTTCTGGATAGTCATGTCTTGTTAGACAGCGTCCTGCAAATTGAAAAAGAATTGAGCCAAACTTTTCCTCCCGACCAGCAGTTTTGCTTCGAAGAACGCCTGGACGCCACTGTGCGGACCCAATGTCCCGCCTACTGCGCTGCCTACCATGATCGAATGGCTGGCATGGTAGAGAAGCGGATGCAAGATGCCATCCTGGCCATCGGTAGTGCCTGGTTTACGGCCTGGGTGGATGCGGGGCAGCCAGCCTTCAACCTCCTGCGCGCCTCGAAGCCCTCCCGCGGCGAATTGGCCGAAATGGAGGCCCTGGAAAGGGAGTACAACGCTGGAGCCGTCAAGGGGCGGAAGCATGAGTAG
- a CDS encoding DUF4340 domain-containing protein, with protein MKNKTLILLLFFVLVGGTTLYYLLNSDDRKSTILYEERSFAIEDTAAIYKIFLADRFDHQTTLERKGTHWTYNGKYKANANAVENLLDAIKRVKMQFKPPNAAVNNLVKSLATEGIKVELYDRQNNLMKAYYIGGSTPDERGTYIMIEGANQPYVASIPAWTGNIRFRYNLTGDDWRDKTVFGLSADQIQAISINYPLQRNQSFTLVRNQQQFDLSPFYDLTPRKPQAPNQGKIQAYLYLFDHLLAESFINGQAKRDSILQQIPFCEIRLEQTDGTIKEVALHPRYFQTGLDEKTGGGTVETIVERYYANVDNEDFMLVQNEVFKKIFWSYDFFFD; from the coding sequence ATGAAAAATAAAACGCTCATACTACTTCTGTTTTTTGTACTCGTTGGTGGAACGACCTTGTATTATCTTTTGAACTCCGACGACCGAAAGTCGACCATATTGTATGAGGAGCGCTCCTTCGCCATAGAAGACACAGCGGCGATCTACAAAATCTTTTTGGCCGACCGCTTTGATCATCAAACAACGCTGGAACGTAAGGGTACACATTGGACATATAATGGCAAATACAAGGCCAATGCCAATGCTGTAGAGAACTTGCTAGACGCCATCAAGCGGGTGAAGATGCAATTTAAACCACCCAATGCGGCTGTAAATAACCTGGTGAAAAGCCTTGCCACAGAAGGCATTAAGGTGGAACTTTACGATCGCCAAAACAACTTGATGAAGGCCTATTATATCGGTGGTTCTACACCGGATGAACGCGGAACCTATATCATGATTGAAGGGGCGAATCAGCCTTATGTGGCTAGCATTCCAGCCTGGACAGGCAATATCCGCTTTCGATATAACCTTACAGGTGACGATTGGAGAGATAAAACGGTCTTTGGCTTGTCTGCAGATCAAATCCAGGCCATTAGTATCAATTATCCCTTGCAACGAAACCAGTCCTTTACTTTGGTTCGAAACCAACAACAATTCGACCTTAGCCCTTTTTATGATTTAACTCCCAGGAAACCTCAAGCCCCGAACCAGGGCAAAATCCAGGCTTATTTATACTTGTTTGATCACCTGCTCGCGGAGTCTTTTATCAATGGACAGGCCAAAAGAGATTCTATCCTACAGCAAATTCCCTTTTGTGAGATTCGGCTGGAGCAAACGGATGGAACGATCAAAGAGGTTGCTTTGCACCCCCGTTATTTCCAAACCGGACTGGATGAAAAAACAGGTGGCGGGACGGTGGAAACGATAGTGGAGCGTTATTATGCCAATGTCGATAACGAGGATTTCATGCTCGTGCAAAATGAGGTCTTCAAGAAGATTTTTTGGAGTTATGATTTCTTTTTTGATTAA